One Denticeps clupeoides chromosome 3, fDenClu1.1, whole genome shotgun sequence DNA window includes the following coding sequences:
- the urm1 gene encoding ubiquitin-related modifier 1: MAAPIGLHLEFGGGAELLFDGVKDHHVTLPSQSEPWDMRQLLLWIRSNLLKERPELFVQGGTVRPGILVLINETDWELMGELEYQLQDQDNVVFISTLHGG, from the exons ATGGCGGCGCCCATAGGACTTCATCTGGAGTTCGG GGGAGGAGCCGAGCTGCTCTTTGATGGGGTCAAAGATCATCACGTGACTTTGCCAAGCCAATCAGAGCCCT GGGACATGCGGCAGCTGCTGTTGTGGATCAGGAGTAACCTTCTGAAGGAACGGCCAGAGCTCTTTGTGCAGGGAGGCACTGT GAGGCCCGGTATTCTGGTATTGATCAACGAGACCGACTGGGAGCTGATG ggagagCTCGAGTACCAGCTCCAGGACCAGGATAATGTGGTCTTCATCTCCACTCTTCATGGCGGCTAA